From a region of the Cygnus olor isolate bCygOlo1 chromosome 34, bCygOlo1.pri.v2, whole genome shotgun sequence genome:
- the LOC121062748 gene encoding olfactory receptor 14C36-like — MSNSSSITEFLLLPLAYTRELQLLHFGLSLGIYLAALLGNGLILTAVACDHRLHTPMYVFLLNLALLDLGCISTTLPKAMANSLWDTRAISYSGCAAQFFFLLFLISAEFYLLTVMSYDRYIAICKPLHYGSLLGSRACAQMAAAVWGSGVLTALLHTANTFSLPLCQGNAVDQFFCEIPQILKLSCSDSYLREIELLTFSGFLFWGCSVFILFSYVQIFRAVLRMPSEQGRHKVFSTCLPHLAVVFLFLSTGMCAYLKPPSISSPSLDLVMAFLYSVMPPAVNPLIYSMRNQELKNAIRKVMSWMFVRMC; from the coding sequence atgtccaacagcagctccatcaccgagttcctcctcctgccattaGCATacacgcgggagctgcagctcctgcacttcgggctctccctgggcatctacctggctgccctcctgggcaacggcctcatcctcactgccgtagcctgcgaccaccgcctccacacccccatgtacgtcttcctcctcaacctcgccctcctcgacctgggctgcatctccaccactctccccaaagccatggccaattccctctgggacacAAGAGCCATTTCCTATTCAGGATGTGCTGCacagttctttttcttgctcttcttgatATCAGCAGAGTTTTATCTTCTCACTGTCATGTCCTATGACCGCTacattgccatctgcaagcccttgcactacgggagcctcctgggcagcagagcttgtgcccagatggcagcagctgtcTGGGGCAGTGGggttctcactgctctgctgcacacagccaatacattttccctgcccctctgccaaggcaatgctgtggaccagttcttctgtgaaatccctcagatcctcaagctctcctgctcagactcCTACCTCAGGGAAATTGAGCTTCTCACATTtagtggttttctgttttgggggtgttctgttttcattcttttctcctatgtgcagatcttcagggccgtgctgaggatgccctctgagcagggacGGCACAAAGtcttttccacgtgcctccctcacctggccgtggtctttctgtttctcagcacTGGCATGTGtgcctacctgaagcccccctccatctcctctccatccctggaCCTTGTGATGGCTTTCCTGTACTCGGTGATGCCCccagcagtgaaccccctcatctacagcatgaggaaccaggagctcaaGAATGCCATTAGGAAAGTGATGTCATGGATGTTTGTAAGGATGTGTTGA
- the LOC121062724 gene encoding olfactory receptor 14C36-like, giving the protein MAYDRYIAICKPLHYGSLLGSRACAKMAAAAWGSGVLNAVLHTASTFSLPLCQGNAVNQFFCEIPQILKLSCTDAYLREVWVLLFSACLTSGCFVFIVFSYVQIFRAVLRMPSEQGRHKAFSTCLPHLAVVSLFLSTAIFAYLKPHSISSPSSDLVVAVLYSVMPPTLNPLIYSLRSQELKGAIRQMISCMFLSSDRFSLFLRK; this is encoded by the coding sequence ATGGCCTACGACCGCTacattgccatctgcaagcccctgcactacgggagcctcctgggcagcagagcttgtgccaagatggcagcagctgcctggggcagtggggttctcaatgctgtcctgcacactgCCAGTACATTTtctctgcccctctgccaaggcaatgctgtgaaccagttcttctgtgaaattccccagatcctcaagcttTCCTGTACAGATGCCTACCTCAGGGAAGTTTGGGTGCTTCTGTTTAGTGCTTGTTTGACATctggatgttttgttttcattgttttttcctacgtgcagatcttcagggccgtgctgaggatgccctctgagcagggacggcacaaagccttttccacgtgcctccctcacctggctgtggtctctctttttctcagcACAGCCATTTTTGCCTACCTAAAGCCCcactccatctcctccccatcctctgACCTGGTGGTGGCAGTTCTGTACTCGGTCATGCCCCCAACactgaaccccctcatctacagctTGAGAAGCCAGGAGCTCAAGGGTGCCATTAGGCAAATGATTTCATGTATGTTTCTGAGTAGTGATAGATTTTCCCTCTTTCTACGCAAGTGA